A genomic segment from Orientia tsutsugamushi str. Boryong encodes:
- a CDS encoding TrbI/VirB10 family protein produces MIGEDGRSGIKGIVVDKSSNIASMAALNGVFSNIAKFLQAKAIKPDMLPTLNLVAGGHQQQEFQIGDALQSGAYSGASNAFDKLADFAIKQADSMSPVVLIASGRVIDVVFKKGFDLREHKKKPHNLTYSQSTNNEKVNLHNKFDQSQKLEEHL; encoded by the coding sequence TTGATAGGTGAAGATGGACGTTCTGGAATTAAAGGAATCGTGGTAGATAAATCGTCTAACATAGCAAGCATGGCTGCATTAAATGGAGTATTTAGCAATATTGCTAAGTTTCTACAAGCTAAGGCTATTAAACCTGATATGCTACCAACTTTAAACCTAGTAGCTGGAGGTCATCAACAACAAGAGTTTCAGATTGGAGATGCGCTTCAGTCTGGAGCTTACTCTGGAGCTAGTAATGCTTTTGATAAGCTAGCTGATTTTGCTATAAAACAAGCTGATTCTATGAGCCCAGTCGTTCTTATTGCGTCAGGTAGAGTCATCGATGTTGTATTTAAAAAAGGTTTTGACTTACGTGAGCACAAGAAGAAGCCACATAATTTAACTTATTCACAATCAACTAACAATGAAAAAGTTAATTTGCATAATAAATTCGACCAATCACAAAAGTTAGAGGAGCATTTATAA
- the trbC gene encoding type-F conjugative transfer system pilin assembly protein TrbC produces MGQQKTFIFVSFSMSDEALKSYFAESQKAGAQLIMRGLINNSFTQTKNKTMELGISFDIDPSLFEQYKIDVVPVIVIDDEKRGLTKKLTGHIPLAIALEIMNENTQ; encoded by the coding sequence TTGGGCCAGCAAAAAACTTTTATTTTTGTCTCATTTTCAATGAGTGATGAGGCTTTAAAAAGCTATTTTGCTGAATCTCAAAAGGCTGGAGCTCAATTGATTATGCGTGGGTTAATTAATAACTCATTTACACAAACAAAGAATAAAACTATGGAGCTTGGTATTAGCTTCGATATAGATCCTAGCTTGTTTGAACAATATAAAATTGATGTTGTTCCTGTGATAGTAATAGATGATGAAAAAAGAGGATTAACCAAGAAATTAACTGGCCATATTCCTTTAGCAATAGCATTAGAAATTATGAATGAGAATACTCAATGA
- a CDS encoding conjugal transfer protein TraF encodes MSRLLMFMILISHLSTVDASPTRFLWYNDKHGHELDDSAANSKLMSVAHDQRIEELKKQFNRAQRIALDNPTLENVITAQRLQKQIMEKAHKFATMWQLATLLDYQLINANEPANSLHRKLYQEKSEQKNDFKLKNIAKNWGLILQVKQDCLLCKAFIPIVQSFANKYAFQLLAVSKNNELLNKLNPKHIVPVLYSVASDGKKIYAVARGIISEDKIIDNILAIDRYYHKLETT; translated from the coding sequence ATGAGCAGATTATTAATGTTTATGATATTAATTAGTCATTTATCCACTGTTGATGCTTCACCAACAAGATTTTTATGGTACAATGATAAACATGGTCATGAGCTTGATGACTCTGCTGCTAATTCTAAGTTGATGAGTGTGGCTCATGACCAGAGAATCGAGGAATTAAAGAAGCAATTTAATCGAGCTCAGCGTATAGCGCTGGATAATCCAACGCTCGAAAATGTGATTACAGCTCAAAGATTGCAGAAGCAAATCATGGAGAAGGCTCATAAGTTTGCTACTATGTGGCAACTAGCTACTCTACTTGATTACCAACTGATTAATGCTAATGAGCCTGCTAATAGCTTACATAGAAAGCTATATCAAGAAAAATCAGAGCAAAAAAATGATTTCAAACTCAAAAACATTGCTAAAAACTGGGGATTGATTCTGCAAGTTAAACAAGATTGCTTGCTCTGTAAGGCCTTTATTCCTATTGTTCAGAGCTTTGCTAATAAATATGCATTTCAGTTGCTAGCTGTCAGTAAGAATAATGAGTTGCTAAATAAACTAAACCCTAAGCATATTGTACCTGTATTATATTCAGTAGCTAGCGATGGTAAAAAAATATATGCAGTAGCTAGAGGCATAATCTCTGAAGATAAAATTATCGACAATATTCTAGCAATCGATAGATATTATCATAAGTTGGAGACTACATGA
- a CDS encoding type IV secretion system DNA-binding domain-containing protein: MFASLSSQTSYFVSKIDDFFAKNAELVLSEALKLYQDDKDIIKLIHTIIYSDNRQFVKAFRNTAVSGIISESAPETSAGIQSTLGKNITSLQYLKPGGNFSIKEWFSNSAETGWLFITANPSQRATLRPLISAWISIAIKALMCRNPNHDNKNMWFILDELPALQKVSSLPVALAESRKYGGCFVAGLQNIHQLEAIYGSAECASMLDLFNSKFIFRVSDQVTAYKSALTLGEEEIIETQENLSYGSNTMRDGVNMNNVERKKLLVMPSEIMNLPDLTCYVKLVGNFHITKLTMKLQNLNIAYVWGYTLLKKLKLVNY; encoded by the coding sequence ATGTTTGCTTCTCTTTCATCGCAAACGAGTTACTTTGTATCTAAAATTGATGACTTTTTTGCTAAAAATGCTGAATTAGTCTTGTCTGAAGCGTTGAAGCTATATCAGGATGACAAAGATATCATAAAACTAATTCATACAATCATTTACTCTGATAATAGACAATTTGTAAAAGCTTTTAGAAACACCGCTGTATCAGGCATTATAAGCGAAAGCGCGCCTGAAACTTCTGCAGGAATTCAATCTACTCTTGGAAAGAATATTACTTCGCTACAATATTTAAAGCCTGGAGGTAATTTTAGCATCAAGGAATGGTTTAGTAATTCTGCTGAAACTGGATGGTTATTTATCACAGCTAACCCAAGTCAAAGAGCTACTTTACGCCCACTTATTTCAGCCTGGATAAGCATAGCTATCAAGGCTTTGATGTGTAGAAATCCTAATCATGATAACAAAAACATGTGGTTTATACTTGATGAACTTCCAGCTCTACAAAAAGTTTCGTCTTTACCAGTTGCTTTAGCTGAAAGTAGAAAGTATGGAGGTTGCTTTGTTGCTGGATTGCAGAATATTCATCAATTAGAAGCAATATATGGTTCTGCTGAATGCGCTTCTATGCTGGATTTGTTTAATAGTAAATTTATTTTTCGAGTTAGCGATCAGGTTACAGCTTATAAATCAGCATTAACACTAGGTGAGGAAGAAATTATTGAAACTCAAGAGAACTTGTCATATGGATCAAATACTATGAGAGATGGAGTAAATATGAATAATGTTGAGCGTAAAAAGCTTTTAGTTATGCCATCTGAAATTATGAATCTACCAGACCTTACATGTTATGTAAAGCTTGTTGGTAACTTTCACATCACAAAACTAACTATGAAGCTACAAAACTTAAATATAGCATATGTTTGGGGATATACATTGCTCAAAAAACTTAAGTTAGTGAATTATTAA
- a CDS encoding Rpn family recombination-promoting nuclease/putative transposase, whose protein sequence is MTKKLKHDSLAKTIMSDPVAAQEFLEYYLPSDFKSLIDLSKIKVEQESYIEESLKKYSDIVYKVATKKHGNAFIYILIEAQSTVDYWTALRLWRYTLLLCERHKKEKTKLPLVYNLVIYNGKEVYNAPRNLWDLFTDSMIAKQLMTSDYQLVDLQSMSNDEIIRKKHIGMLEYMLKHIHQRDMLKLWQEFLINFKHVLILDKEKGYVYLRSFLWYTDTKLLENQQPELEQILAKYLSEEEKGNIMRTIAAKYIDEGIAKGRAEAAQGLARNLLKAGFSVEFIAENTGLSNEEVVNLKVSMDNS, encoded by the coding sequence ATGACAAAAAAATTAAAGCATGATTCATTGGCAAAGACAATCATGAGCGATCCAGTGGCTGCACAAGAATTTCTAGAGTATTATTTACCAAGTGATTTCAAGAGTTTAATAGATTTATCAAAAATAAAAGTAGAGCAAGAAAGTTATATAGAAGAATCGTTAAAAAAATATAGCGATATCGTCTATAAAGTTGCAACCAAAAAGCATGGCAATGCTTTTATTTATATATTAATTGAAGCTCAATCAACCGTTGATTATTGGACAGCTCTGCGGTTATGGAGATACACATTGTTATTGTGCGAAAGGCATAAGAAAGAAAAAACTAAATTACCATTAGTGTATAATTTAGTGATCTATAACGGCAAAGAAGTCTACAACGCACCTAGAAATTTGTGGGATTTATTTACCGATTCAATGATAGCTAAGCAATTAATGACCTCTGACTATCAATTAGTCGATTTGCAAAGTATGTCGAATGATGAAATTATTAGGAAAAAGCATATCGGAATGCTCGAATATATGCTAAAACACATTCATCAACGAGATATGTTAAAGCTTTGGCAAGAGTTTCTAATAAACTTCAAACATGTTTTAATACTTGATAAAGAAAAAGGTTATGTTTACCTAAGATCATTTTTATGGTATACTGATACTAAATTACTAGAGAATCAGCAACCAGAATTAGAGCAGATTCTGGCTAAGTATTTATCTGAAGAAGAAAAAGGTAATATTATGAGAACTATTGCTGCAAAATATATTGATGAAGGCATAGCTAAAGGCAGAGCTGAAGCTGCACAAGGGCTTGCAAGGAACTTATTAAAAGCTGGCTTTTCAGTTGAATTTATTGCTGAAAATACTGGGTTATCAAACGAAGAAGTGGTTAATTTAAAAGTTAGCATGGATAATTCTTGA
- a CDS encoding toprim domain-containing protein, whose protein sequence is MAPHDSPITIITEGVETALSLKQAGINGKIIAAIGIHNFKNYQPFEGENIIIAADNDGQNSITMNTVDKAKKTLENSGAKVLKVMPTQEGDFNDLLQIHGAEAIRQIIIPEIAKLIKLNEIQNKSSEIPNQSDVKELYAKSLPLYDYNKKEKANAEVTTVNKFLENHTEIYSSKIFDNPNLRANMVFDEETQKSWPALTIFVKNDKDEITGAKILALNSKTCNKADAAENSVGTISGSFVEIAQQNSDYSSITILTENIETALSIKHAGVEGKILCAIEAQNLQNYNPASKEKIILAVKNDVNTEKAEKVLEDKEAVVCTVKNDFNNVLKTQGLYAVRNIISPEIRKLNEKNKSIQTNIQPRLCLKH, encoded by the coding sequence TTGGCACCACATGATTCGCCTATAACAATTATAACAGAAGGCGTTGAAACAGCTTTAAGTCTAAAACAAGCAGGAATTAATGGAAAAATTATCGCTGCTATTGGCATACATAATTTCAAGAACTATCAACCATTTGAAGGAGAAAACATAATCATAGCGGCAGATAATGATGGACAAAATTCTATAACAATGAATACTGTTGATAAAGCGAAAAAAACACTCGAAAATAGTGGAGCAAAGGTGTTAAAAGTGATGCCAACACAAGAAGGTGATTTCAACGACCTATTACAAATTCATGGGGCTGAAGCTATTAGACAGATTATAATACCTGAAATTGCCAAACTTATTAAATTGAACGAAATACAAAATAAATCATCTGAAATACCTAATCAAAGTGACGTTAAAGAATTATATGCAAAATCTTTGCCCCTATACGACTATAACAAAAAGGAAAAAGCTAATGCGGAAGTAACAACAGTCAACAAATTTTTAGAAAATCATACAGAAATTTATAGTTCAAAAATCTTTGACAATCCTAATTTAAGAGCAAATATGGTTTTTGATGAAGAGACTCAAAAATCCTGGCCTGCACTCACTATTTTTGTTAAAAATGACAAAGATGAAATTACTGGAGCTAAGATATTAGCCTTGAATTCAAAAACATGTAATAAAGCGGATGCAGCTGAAAATTCTGTTGGTACAATTAGTGGATCATTTGTTGAAATTGCTCAACAAAATTCAGACTACTCTTCTATAACAATTCTTACAGAGAATATTGAAACTGCTCTAAGCATTAAACATGCTGGAGTCGAAGGAAAAATCTTATGTGCCATTGAAGCCCAAAATTTGCAAAACTATAATCCTGCCTCAAAAGAAAAGATCATTCTAGCAGTTAAAAATGACGTAAATACTGAAAAAGCTGAAAAAGTTCTAGAGGATAAGGAAGCAGTAGTCTGTACAGTCAAAAATGACTTCAATAATGTATTAAAAACTCAAGGATTATATGCTGTTAGAAATATTATCAGCCCTGAAATAAGAAAACTTAATGAAAAGAATAAATCCATACAAACTAATATACAACCAAGATTATGTCTGAAACACTAG